A window of Malania oleifera isolate guangnan ecotype guangnan chromosome 2, ASM2987363v1, whole genome shotgun sequence genomic DNA:
gtgagttggagaaagatatctttatggagcaaccGGAGGGGTTTGTGAAACAAGGTAAAGAACACCTAatatgtaagttgaataggtctctttatggtttaaagcaatcccctaggcaatgatataagaggtttgattcttatatgttgaggattgggtatgttGAAAGAAGTTATGACAGTTGTGTCTACTTCAGATTGCTCAACAGTTgtgtatatgtgatccttatgctatatgtggatgacatgttgattgcctctaacagtactgatgagttgaatgtgttgaaagccaggttacaggatgagtttgagatgaaggatcttggtacAGCTAAAAAGATCCTTGGCATGAAAATCAGGAGGGACAGACAACAGAAAAAGTTGTAGTTGTCACAGGGTAAATATATtaagaaggtgttggaaaggtttaatatggataaggctaaaccggtaagtacacctctagctgctcattttcaGTTGTCTGCTAAACTGTATCCTTCTACTAATGAGGATAAGTCAGATATGGTTAGTGTGCCTTATGTCAGTGCAGTAGGGAGTCTGATGGATGCTATAGGGAGTCTGATGGatgctatggtatgtagtagaccagacttgtcatatgcagttagtttggtaagcaaatatatgACTAATCCAGGTATAATGCATTGGAATGCGGTgaaatggatttttagatatttgCATGACACTTTTGATTATGGTATCTTATTTgaaagtactgatgattgtaatgttcaggGTTATGTGGACTCCTATTATGTAGGTGATTTGAATAAGAGGAGGTCTACTTCTGacttcatttttaccatggctggTAGTTTcattagttggaaggctatgttgcaacctactatagttttgtctactacagaagctgaacacatagctttggcagaggcaggtaaggaggctttgtggttaaTTGGACTGATTCAGGAACTTGGTGTTATACAGGATAGGTTACACGTACtctgtgatagttagagtgtgaTTCACTTGGTAATGAATCAGGTTTACCACtctcgcacgaagcatattgacatgcggtaccatgcagttagaggttgggttgaaagtggtaagttccaGTTATTGAAGATCCATACAGATGGAAATGCTGCAGATATGCTCACGAAACTCgttacattagctaagttcaagcaCTGTCTagacttagttaatgtagtctcttgttGATTATTGTCAGAGCATCCCAAAGTGtggggatgaaatgttgtgcttgGCTATGATTAAaaaccaaggtggagattgttaaaaaaatatatattttatttaattatttattgtgacttttatcAGAGTcattggatcgtctctaaatccacagttgtgtggtgtcatatatatgtttgtaagtcatgGGAAAAAGAGTATATTACTTGTCATTTTGTGTAAGGAGAGTTAGAGGGGACTTTCTCTTTAGGAAGATTTTTTCTTCACTGGTTTGACAGGTGAAGGGGTGTAAAGGGGGTCTGGGATTGGGGAGACTCTAATCAGATTTTGTACTGTCATCGTTTCATAATGGATTTTTCTCCAAGTACACGCTCCGTGAATATGCtcttaccgaaccacgtaaaatctctcatctacattttttctgtgaatgttctttgtgttatttattttgttgatcgaaAGATTAAAATTACTGTGCGTCAACAGTGCGAAATGAAAATACAGGCAAGGAAAAAGAGCTAGCAATCTCCCAAGAAAAATCAGCAAAGTTTTGCATCAAACCAGTTAGAAAAATATTTCACAGTAAGAAAAAAAGCAGGAAAGAACCTGGACAAGAGGAATTGCAGCCAAACGTGCAGCAACATTGTCAGATGATTTTTCACACTCCCTCCAAAGCAAATTATGAGCAGGCATATCACCATACCTGATTTTAGGGGAACAAGTGAGTCTTAAAGAGCCATTCATACTAACAGGAACATATTACGATACCCAATTAACAGCTTTCCTCACTTGAAACCCAGCTCAGCTAATCTCTGTGAGCACCATGCAAAATGACGGCTCTCATCATCAGCAACATGAGCAAAATCAGCAAAGAAACCCTCCCCAAGAATATCACAGTATGGTGAAAACCGAACAACGGTATCCCACGCCAAATCAATCGCATTTAGCTCCACATGGGCAAGATTATGGAGCATATAAGCATTAAGAGGTAATTTCGAGTTTTTGGGAGCTGGAATTTCCTTCGGGGAAACCTGAATtttacccccaaaaaaaaaaccagaaaTTAGCACACCCACAATTCTGCTTCAGAGGTTAATAAACAGTCCAGAAGGCAATTGTGGTTCTACAAAAGCCAATTTAACGAAACTCAACAAGCCCACTTATGATTTTGGGAATgatcaaacaaaataacaaattttaaaaaaataataataaaacaaaaaaagagaTTTCCAATTAGTTCCAGAGTAGCCCAATAATCGGCAGATTCCAAGTAGATCGGAACCAACAAGGATTTGAATTGATAATCAGAAAGCGTACCAGTTTTGGCTCGGGTGGACGAGCAGGGCGAGCAGGCGGCTTCGAAATTCCGACGGGGAGAGTGTCGCGACGCCACCTCGAGTAAGCCTGATGAGAAAGCTTCGATTTGGAAAGAGGATCGGCCGTGGAAAGAACCAGAGTTCCGAGCTCTGCTAGAGAAGAAGCCGTTGCCATTGGACCTTCATTGATCTCGATTGGTTGGGGTTCCGGACCACTGGATCCCCAAACCCGATTCTCGTTGAGAGAACTCTCTCTCCAGCTATGAAGACCAGACCATGGGGAGTActgtaaagaagaagaagaaggagaagaagaagaataagaagaaaaagaagaggagaaGGACTTCGCTTTGAAGCTAGATGGTGGCGAAGGCGAACAACAGGGGCATCTTAGCAGGGTGGAGAGCATGACTTTGAGTTGTAGCCGATGCATTTCGCAAGGGGAAAGCTTCTCTATTGTGCTTTCTCACTTAGGGGCTTATCTCTTCACATGGCCATTGCCAGGTTAAAACGAGCTCTCCATTATTTTTCAGTCTAGGAAGCTAAAAGAAACTTTTAACACTGCGTTCGACCAGAGAGAAGTGCAAAGAGGATAAAAATAAAAGAACGAGAAGATAATGAATTTGTTTAATACAAACTAATGAAAACTACCATATGTGACTTACTAAACTTTGAATTGTATTTTTACAATTCTTATGCTTCAAAACATTCTCTCCAATCATAATGTTACTTATTTTCAAAAAACTTTTGTCAACCTTGAACACACTTTGACTTATTACACTATTAGAATCATGCTTTTCAATCACGAGTTTTTTACAAGTCGTAaccatctcttcttcttcttcgttttcTCAGTTATATTTTTCTAGTTTTGAAGATCCAGTGGATTAATTTcaataattaaaacaaaaatatttttaatctaaataaaggagaaaaaaGAGAGGATAATTATTGTTTTCATAGAGGTAGTCATGATTACACTAAAGATCCATAGCGGAAGATCCTTATAGCTCTTCCCTCTTCTCTATTTCTTaaagaccattttttttttagagactAACGTTACCAAATAAAGAATCTAAAAAGGGGAAGACACCACCGCTTTTGCCATTTCTACAAGGGTTGGTGCCtggatcacctttgactctccacacctttttaattcttacatGTTTATTTTTAAATGGACAGTCAAACTGGATATGACcaatttatttacatttgaagcatatcattcgacactaaggatctttaggtggaatttgggattttgattctcgtgtaaaatatcccaaataaagattaggtcgtttcacattttcaataccattaaatctaTGAAATTCTTTGTTAAGAGAGTTTCTTTGAGCttcaagtagtttttcaaaattgcattggctctcagtaaatttaaaaataattttgaaactatcctccaattttctctcaaatttggcaattttcaaatcttttttctttaagaatcgaggcATGAGAgttttttttgcaattttaaatagttttgaccaattttcacaattctttttcaaaacatcattctccttggtcattttgtttaaTTGCTtggatacacgaatatattcatattacaattctttaaaagtaggcatgctatcagaatcacaatcatcatcaaaataatatgaagataaggaataagaagacaatacctcatcatcccgTGCCATCAGGCACAAGTTTGCTATCTCAGAGTCATTGCAATTTGAATCTAAATTGTTATTGTCTTGTCTATCCCATGAGATACTTGTTTTCCTggctttctttcttttcttagaCTCCTTTTTCAACAACGGGCAATCAAGTTTGATATGTtcgaccttgttgcaattgtagcacatgGAAGCattcgatttttcttttcttttagtagactctcccttctcagatgctgAATCTCTAAACTTTCTATATGGCCTACTGTTCTTCCTTAAGAACCTGTTgaacttcctagtaagcatagtCATGTCATCTCCAAACTCaagttcactgcactcactagaagtatcAGTAGACATTTTTAAGGCAGTTACCTTTCTCATCCTATTATGCTCATTCAGTCTCTCATTAATGGCTAACTCATGgttgataagtgaacctatcaattcatctaatgacataaccttaaggtctctacgcttagatatggtcgtagcctttgcttcccaaacaagagacaaacccctaaggactttcctattcatctcatacgtaggataggtcttacctaatgcatgtagtgaattaatgatgtgtgtgaatctagtgtacatgctctgtatgGATTCACCATtgttcatcttaaatgcttcatactcactggtcaacatatcaatcctactatctttcacatctctagtaccctcataggtgacctctaacttatcacatatttctttagcagaagaacatgtcataactctattaaattcatttacatcaagtacACGGTAaagattattcatggcagtagcatttaaactaacaactttcatatcatcattagtaTATTCCTCTACAGTATTAGGAACTCTAGTTATACCTTCAATTTTcttaggaacatagtttcccttaaagacaactttccacaccttccagtcaatattttaaagatagatgcacatcctctatttccagaaggtataattgacaccactgaaaattggagggcgtgtggaagagggtcccttagggaaaggggttacagcaCTGTGAGCCATCTAGatattttgcaaaataactattaagtctaagcaacaaggctctgataccaattgttagttttgttgtaatcccaagaggggggtgaattggtattttaaaaaatttcttccttagGTCACTaaaccagcagcagtattacacaaacctaaggtcaatctagtgcggataaaataaatcaatatacattcagtgaaaattaaactgcacaagtaatctaattaagcatgcacaataaaacagCAAAGAGAGacgacaccagatatgttatcgaggtttggcaaactggCTACAttcccgccttggctcacaagcacaaggattagaCTAAgactcacttcatgggtggagtggaatctaaatacaaccaggtcaattagcatagggttgacctcaaccttttcaatCAATCATTCCTAGCTGGATTACCGCGCCCCTCAAGCAACGCctgaaatacaatagtatttcaatacaagatgcgtacaaatataatgcttcttaatcaaacagatttgcaccagtaataatcagCACTCACCAATATTGTAAGAACAATAAGTTCAATGGTGCAtatatgcaatcaacactcaaaataatgattatctaaaatcaagcacaagagtgtatcaatcaatcttatctttgaaactatgtaaagataaaatcccaatcacagtttagggtttcaaggatTTGTActaatagaaatttagaatatctcaaaaaataattttcttaatatcaaagcacaaggagatattcaaatatgagcttgtgaaaatatttttgcacacacaaaaatacaagcccagtgagtcttgcaataataatgcaaagactcacttaactataagatttttcctAACCAAAGATTTATTAGATGAAATCAAGGAGAAAAATATTTGCTTAACGCTCAATCGAAAATCAATTATGCAATACACAAATGAGGGTTCTTAGCACATTAGAGCaatgaataaacactcacaaagctttgatttctcaaaagaatggtagtatatgagtgtatgggGTTTGTATAAGGAAATAGGGTTTagaaaatttcagaggatttttgcgtaatctatttgctaattattttctaatccaagcaaatgaacccctatatatagaataggttaaaattataatcgttggggatacacaaggtattattaaatttgttttaaaatggtctaataaaattaaccttgtttaactcAAAATAACCTCAGTaaaattaaaacaacccaagagtttcgagcGCCTGACCCatggttcgatcacccgaatAGATACAAATAGAAAAAGTTGATTtatgaagttcgggtgcctgaatgtgGGTTTGGTTTGCAAACCAAAAGCGATTTCCATTCTATCCGAGATTCGGTCGTCTGGTCCTGAGTTTGGTAGCCCGAGGTAGTTTTGAACGTGAAAGTTCGGGCTGCCAAGTAGGTGGAAAAAGTCAGAATAtacgttcggttgaccaaggacgGTACAATCcttttggttcggttgcccgaaaccAAGCCAACTTGCTAACTGGTcaatggttcagtcgcccaaggtgttttgaacaccattgTTCGGTCGTCCGATGCCTCACCAATTTAACCCTCTAAGTCCTATTTTACTTCAAGTAaatcccctgataatatatgtgatattgcgGACTTTCTTATGtataagtgcaaggacctaaggtctttctaaggtcttttgaggtTATTACtactacatgcatgatatgcagtaaTTTCCCAAGCACACCACATGTTAGTTTATATTTCAAGTGCTCGACATCTCTTTTGCTCCTTAACTTTGTTGTGAATCATTAatttgagagagttgtgtgaggttttgGTTGTATTAATTattagctcattcaaggagcatttgtTTTGTATTCTATCTTCAAGTTGTAAAAGGTTCATGGAGAACCAGATCacgaagggttcttggtgaaccgtggttgaaggttcttggtgaaccaaagtgCAAGGATTCTTGTTTAACCTTGTAGCTCTTAGTGAGCAAAAAGTATTTGTTCCcggttgtaaaggcttctcctcTGGTGAAAGAGTTTAtaatggattgtggaatccttgagtgtgtcttaaGGCATGGACGTATGCTGGGTACTGAACCACGTTAAATATCAATGTTGAGCttttcttccctatactctttaatttatatcttgtgcatgttttatgttttatatattgttatataattgtttgtatcttgccaaggctatattttgtagagaaaagcgaaaatacgccaaagagtccattcacccccccccctctagactctacTCCTAGGCTgaaaagtggtatcagagcaaggcgcTTATTTTTTCGGAGTAAAATCCAGAGTGGAAAGATCAAATGACGTATTGGGTGGACACCTCTTCCCAATAACAATCCGTGACCAGACCACCTATGTTCAACGACTCCAACTACCTGGCACGAAAAAATCGAATGGCTGTCTTCATTCAATCATACGACTTGAATATTTGGAAGATCATCGCAAAAGAAGACTACTCATTCACAAAGAAAAACAACAAGAATGAGAATATTCCAAGGCTATTATGGAGTTATCAACAAGCAAAAAGAGGTTAGtagaactcaattttaaagcaaGACATGTTATTAACTGTGCTTTAAATGAAGTTGAATATAATCATATTTGCGGATGTGAAATTGCAAAAAAATGTGGGATACGCTTCAAAACACCTAGGAAGACACATTTcaagaaatacaataaaaaacatGCATGCTAGTTAGAGGATATAcgatatttaaattaaatgaaggTGAAGAAATTTCATCCATGCTCACACGATTCACACATCTCATAAACAATTTAAAAGCATTTGGTAGAACTTACTCATTAgaaaattatattcaaaaaattctccaagTTTTACCTAAGTCATCAATGACCATTGAAGAATCACACAACCTAGAGAAGCCTAAGAAAGAAATAGGTATTTAATTAGATTCATCTAGTGCTCCTCACCAAGACACTTTAGAAGCAGAAGATAGTGAGAATGATATTGCATTCTATTGGAaatggtgcattcccaagaggggggtgaattgggtatttaaaatttattcctaggtttagctaattcaacaacagtatttcacaacttaggatctttctatatacacaaacccaaatgcgcaaataatatgcggaaattaaatcatgcgctataacatacacgtgcagaaatataaagtgctgagaATACAAagtacatgcacgatatgtttttcgaggtttggccaattgtgcctacatccccgcctccaGCTcgtaagctcgaggattccactaatgctcacttaatgggtggagtggcaccgattacaaccaggaaAATTcaaagggttgacctcaaccaacatgccttaccaggatggcgcacctaactttacTAATCGGATCTAAGCCAGTCTGtaactattcaacagggctagtctccctcttcgggcccgtgcttggaatacaaaaattttgaaatacaatttttgcatacaagtaaagtgcttcttacactaagtagatttgcaccaatatgctcaatcaaataatgcactcacatatgataggatattaagctcaagtgagattttatTAACACAAGGGTTAACTCTCAATcaaatgtatatcaatgtatgcgtgtgagagtgagacttttgatatcaagctaatatTCTTCTTGTGGGAACAATCAAAtagtctctacaaccctaaatagacatcacaataatatttctcaaatattaagTACAGTAGACAATAAGGTTTATAAGTTTGCTATAGATGTTatcgtcaaagcacaaatcaagcttatgatacttgcaatgaggatgcaagatcttaagccacacaAGAGATTTtaccaatcaaatatttataaaagAAATATTATAGGAAAAACTTTTGCTTGCTCTCCTAAAATCAACACGTAATCAAATAAAATTAGGGAGAGTTTAGCCTATGCAAAGAGTACAAAGAATACTACATTCTTTCAAGATAAATAATTGGATAAGTATAGTAGGTAGATTTTTGTAATAGGATTGAAAAGCTATGAAAATATAGAGATTTTAGAAAAAagtattttcagagaatttttcttaatctcaaatcctaatcagtgcttaatattagcaaatgaggggctatatatagaagtgggaagaattatagtcgttggggacatataaggta
This region includes:
- the LOC131149412 gene encoding uncharacterized protein LOC131149412 — encoded protein: MHRLQLKVMLSTLLRCPCCSPSPPSSFKAKSFSSSFSSYSSSSPSSSSLQYSPWSGLHSWRESSLNENRVWGSSGPEPQPIEINEGPMATASSLAELGTLVLSTADPLSKSKLSHQAYSRWRRDTLPVGISKPPARPARPPEPKLVSPKEIPAPKNSKLPLNAYMLHNLAHVELNAIDLAWDTVVRFSPYCDILGEGFFADFAHVADDESRHFAWCSQRLAELGFKYGDMPAHNLLWRECEKSSDNVAARLAAIPLVQEARGLDAGPRLVQKLIGFGDCRTSNLVARIANEEVAHVAVGVHWFILVCQKMDRAPCSTFRELLKEYNVELKGPFNYSARDKAGIPRDWYEASSTNKQDKTEKLSEVYHRLACVISMENENATLNRPPK